The Mesorhizobium sp. B2-8-5 genome segment GCCGACGGTGTTCCTGTCCATCCACAGCGCCATGAAATGGCAGCCGATGCCGGCGGCGGCGATCGAGCCGTCCGGCACCTTGGTCGAGGAATTGTGCGGACAGCCCGAGCAGAAGAAGGGCGTGCGCGAACCGATATCGACGGTGTCGGCGAGCATCGCCTGGAACTGGCGCAGCTTCGCCACCCGCGCGGCGATCTCCTCCGACGGGCCGATGGTGCGCAGGATGCGCTCGCCGAGCGCGATGGCGATCTCGTTGGGGTCGAGCGCGCCCTTGGCCGGAAACAGCCAATCGCCGCGCTCGTCCTTCTTGCCGACGATCACCGGCTGGATGGCGGTGCCGTAGAGGTTCTCGCGCAGCTGCACCTCGATCAGCGAGCGCTTTTCCTCAACGACGACGATGGTGTCGAGGCCGCGGGCGAACTCGGCGATATGCTGGAAATCGAGCGGCCACGGGCAGCCGACCTTGAACAGGCGGATGCCGATGCGGTTGGCGGCCTGTTCGTCGATGCCGATATCCTCCAGCGCCTGGCGGACATCGAGATAGCTCTTGCCGATGGTGATGACGCCGAGCTTGGGATTGCGGCCGCCGGAATAGACGACGCGGTTGAGACCATTGGCCTGGATGAAGGCCGAAGCGGCGGCGCGCTTATACTCATGCAGCCGCTCTTCCTGGCCGAGCATGTCGATCTCGTGGCGGATGTTCAGCCCGCCCGGCGGCATGTCGAATTCGGGAATGACGATGCCCAGACGCTCGATCGAGGCGTCGACCGAGGCCGTCGATTCGATGTTGTCCTTGACGCATTTGATCGCCGCCCAGGTGCCGGCAAAGCGCGACATGGCAAAGCCGTAGAGGCCGTAGTCGATGATCTCCTGGACGCCGGCCGGATTGAGGATCGGCACCATGGTGTCGACGAACAGGAATTCGGTGGCGTGCGCGTTGGTCGAGGATTCGGCCATATGGTCGTCGCCCATCAGGGCGAGCACGCCGCCATGCTTCGACGAGCCGGCTAGATTGGCGTGGCGGAAGACGTCGCCGGAACGGTCGACGCCCGGCCCCTTGCCGTACCAGACCGAAAAGACGCCGTCATGCGTGCCCTCGCCCAGCAATTCGGTCTGCTGCGAGCCCCAGCAGGCGGTTGCCGCGAGCTCCTCGTTGAGGCCGGGCTGGAAGACGATGTCGGCTTGCGCGAGCTGTTTCTTGGCCCGCCACAGCTGCATGTCGAGGCCGCCAAGCGGCGAGCCGCGGTAGCCGGAGACGAAGCCTGCCGTGTTGAGGCCGGCGCGGCGGTCGCGCTCGCGCTGCATCAGAAGCATGCGCACGACCGCCTGCGCGCCGGACAGGAAGACGCTCTCCTTGCCAAGGTCGAACTTGTCGTCGAGCGCGACGTCGTGCAGCGTCATCAGGTATTTCCTCTGCGGAGGCGCCTCAAATCAGGCAGCCAACGTCGGAGTGGGACGCCGCAGTCTTTCTTCCCTTGCGGGAGAGGTCAAACAAAATCGCAGGAGCCAGATAACACGCAACAAACGGTCTGGCGAGTGGCCGGCGGCGCATACAAGATCATGCTAACCGCTTCCTGAGGAATAAAAATTTCGCGCGGGCGCCGGCGTTTCAGGTCGCTTTCGAGCAATCCGGCTTCGGTTCGCCCGGCAGCCTGCCGTCGGGATGGCCGGCCAGATCGGAATTCAGCTCGTAGTTCGGCCCGATCACCAGCGGCCGGTCCGGCAGCATGGTCTGGTCTTCCGACGAGGTCATGGTGGTGTCGATGCTCTGCAGCAACGTGCCGCTCGCATCCTCGATGCGGATCGAGACGCTGTAGGGCTTGTCCTTGACCACGCATGAGAGCGGCGGACTGGTGAGCGTGATGTGGGGCAGCTTCGGCCAGATCTTCTGGTTGACGATGAGCGGGTCGCCGCCAGCCGGGTTCTGGAAGCTCACCACCGCGACCTGGCCGTCGACCATCGGGCGCAGCGGCTTCAGCGTGATGACATAGGTGGCGATGGCCAGCCGGTAATTGAACTCGAACAGCTTGCCGGAAATGGCAAAGAGCTGGTCGTTGCCGGTGTCGCGGCAGGCGCCGAGCGCGAATGCCGCCATCAAGGCGGCGCCGACCAGAGCCGAACGCGACAGTTTCCTAAGCATTGCTGACCTCCCTCGCCGCTGTACGGCGGCGGTAATAACGGTTTGCCTTCTGGCGGTTGCCGCAAACGGCCATGTCGCACCAGAGGCGGCTGGCGTTGCGGCTGCGGTCGACGAACAGCCAGCTGCAATTGGGACAGATCCTCAGCCTCGCCACCGTTTCGTCGCGCAGCAGCGACAGGGCCGAAACGGCCAAAGCCGCCTCGAAGGCGATCGGTGTTTGCGGATCGCCGAAAGGCTGGCCAGGCGTTCCGATCTCGGTCTCGCTGCCGGACAGGCCGCTTGCACAGGCCGTGAGGAAATCAGGCAGGTGGCTGGTCGCGAGCGCGCCGTTCGACACGGCGTGGCGAAACAGGCGATCAGTCGTTTCGCGAATCGAGATGACGGCTTGCTTTATCTCGCCCGGCTCCGGCGCCCGCAGCCGCCTGCCGCCGAGTTCGGCGGCGCGAAAGCCGCTCGCCGCCTCGGCGAAACGGGCGATCTCGGCCGGGTCGTCGAAACGGTCGAAGGTTTTTTCCGGATCGTTGCGCAATACGACGGTGTTCGCCGTATCGA includes the following:
- a CDS encoding CGNR zinc finger domain-containing protein, yielding MTVSWTPHRFTGGILALDTANTVVLRNDPEKTFDRFDDPAEIARFAEAASGFRAAELGGRRLRAPEPGEIKQAVISIRETTDRLFRHAVSNGALATSHLPDFLTACASGLSGSETEIGTPGQPFGDPQTPIAFEAALAVSALSLLRDETVARLRICPNCSWLFVDRSRNASRLWCDMAVCGNRQKANRYYRRRTAAREVSNA